In the Ipomoea triloba cultivar NCNSP0323 chromosome 6, ASM357664v1 genome, one interval contains:
- the LOC116021777 gene encoding glycine dehydrogenase (decarboxylating), mitochondrial encodes MERARKLANRAILRRLVHEAKQLRAKTPPPPQAAALHRPSRYVSSLAPCAMYENQRRYVAGGGFPASQQQQRRSISVEALKPSDTFPRRHNSATPEEQSKMADFCGFQSLDALIDATVPHSIRIKSMEFPKFDQGLTEAQMIEHMKNLASKNKVFKSYIGMGYYNTFVPPVILRNIMENPGWYTQYTPYQAEISQGRLESLLNFQTMITDLTGLPMSNASLLDEGTAAAEAMAMCNNILKGKKKTFIIASNCHPQTIDICKTRADGFELKVVTADLKDIDYKSGDVCGVLVQYPGTEGEVLDYGEFIKNAHAHGVKVVMASDLLALTMLKPPGELGADIVVGSAQRFGVPMGYGGPHAAFLATSQEYKRMMPGRIIGVSVDSSGKPALRMAMQTREQHIRRDKATSNICTAQALLANMAAMYAVYHGPEGLKTIAQRVHGLAGTFATGLKKLGTAEVQDLPFFDTVKVKCTDANAIAEAAYKNEINLRVVDSNTITVSFDETTTLEDVDKLFKVFAGGKPVSFSAESIAAEVQNKIPTGLVRESPFLTNSIFNMYHTEHELLRYLHRLQAKDLSLCHSMIPLGSCTMKLNATTEMMPVTWPGFTDIHPFVPVEQAAGYQEMFDDLGALLCTITGFDSFSLQPNAGAAGEYAGLMVIRAYHQARGDHHRDVCIIPVSAHGTNPASAAMCGMKIVAVGTDAKGNINIEELRKAAEANKDNLAALMVTYPSTHGVYEEGIDEICKIIHDNGGQVYMDGANMNAQVGLTSPGFIGADVCHLNLHKTFCIPHGGGGPGMGPIGVKKHLAPFLPSHPVVPTGGIPSPDKSHPLGTISAAPWGSALILPISYTYIAMMGSKGLTDASKIAILNANYMAKRLEKHYPILFRGVNGTVAHEFIVDLRGFKNTAGIEAEDVAKRLMDYGFHGPTMSWPVPGTLMIEPTESESKAELDRFCDTLISIREEIAQIEKGKFDINNNVLKNAPHPPSLLMADAWTKPYSREYAAFPAQWLKTAKFWPTTGRVDNVYGDRNLICTLLPVSQMVEDEAAASA; translated from the exons ATGGAGCGTGCTCGCAAGCTTGCGAACCGGGCGATTCTCCGGCGGTTGGTTCACGAGGCGAAACAGCTTCGCGCGAaaacgccgccgccgccacagGCGGCGGCGTTGCACCGGCCGTCGAGGTATGTTTCCTCGTTAGCGCCGTGCGCAATGTACGAAAACCAGCGGAGGTACGTCGCCGGAGGCGGGTTTCCGGCGAGCCAGCAGCAGCAGAGGCGGTCGATTTCCGTGGAGGCGTTGAAGCCGAGCGACACTTTCCCGCGGCGGCACAACTCGGCGACGCCGGAGGAGCAGTCGAAGATGGCGGACTTTTGCGGGTTCCAAAGCCTGGATGCTTTGATAGACGCCACCGTGCCTCACTCCATCCGTATAAAGTCCATGGAGTTCCCCAAGTTCGACCAGGGCCTTACCGAGGCTCAGATGATTGAGCACATGAAGAACCTAGCTTCAAAAAACAAGGTTTTCAAGTCCTACATAGGAATGGGATACTATAACACCTTTGTCCCCCCTGTAATCCTAAGAAACATCATGGAAAACCCCGGCTGGTACACTCAATATACCCCATACCAGGCTGAAATTTCCCAGGGCCGCCTGGAATCCTTGCTGAATTTCCAAACCATGATTACTGACCTCACAGGCCTCCCCATGTCCAATGCCTCATTGTTAGATGAGGGCACCGCTGCAGCTGAGGCAATGGCTATGTGCAACAATATTctcaaagggaaaaagaaaacttTCATCATTGCTAGCAACTGTCACCCCCAGACCATTGATATCTGCAAGACCCGGGCCGATGGGTTCGAGCTCAAGGTGGTCACAGCTGATCTCAAGGACATTGATTACAAGAGCGGGGATGTTTGTGGCGTGTTGGTTCAGTACCCCGGGACCGAGGGCGAGGTTTTGGACTATGGGGAGTTCATAAAGAATGCCCATGCCCATGGGGTGAAGGTTGTGATGGCATCTGATTTGTTGGCTTTGACAATGCTTAAGCCTCCGGGTGAATTGGGTGCTGATATTGTGGTTGGGTCTGCTCAGAGGTTTGGGGTTCCCATGGGGTATGGAGGGCCCCATGCTGCTTTCTTGGCCACATCTCAAGAGTACAAGAGAATGATGCCTGGAAGGATTATTGGTGTTAGTGTTGATTCCTCTGGGAAGCCTGCTCTGCGTATGGCAATGCAGACTAGGGAGCAGCATATTCGTAGGGACAAAGCTACAAGCAACATTTGCACTGCCCAG GCATTGCTTGCCAATATGGCTGCCATGTATGCTGTTTATCATGGACCTGAAGGGCTTAAAACAATTGCACAACGTGTTCATGGTCTTGCTGGAACATTTGCAACTGGGCTGAAAAAGCTGGGGACAGCAGAAGTACAGGATCTTCCCTTCTTTGACACTGTGAAGGTTAAGTGCACTGATGCAAACGCAATTGCTGAAGCTGCATACAAAAATGAGATTAACTTGCGGGTTGTGGACAGCAATACT ATCACCGTGTCGTTTGATGAGACAACCACCTTAGAAGATGTAGACAAACTGTTTAAAGTTTTTGCTGGTGGAAAGCCG GTGTCATTCAGTGCTGAATCCATTGCAGCAGAAGTTCAAAACAAGATCCCTACTGGGCTTGTAAGGGAGAGTCCATTCTTAACTAACTCAATATTCAACAT GTACCACACCGAGCACGAGTTGCTTAGGTACCTTCATAGACTGCAAGCAAAGGACTTATCTCTGTGCCATAGCATGATTCCTCTTGGATCCTGTACTATGAAGTTGAATGCTACCACAGAGATGATGCCTGTCACCTGGCCTGGCTTTACAGATATTCACCCGTTTGTTCCCGTTGAACAGGCTGCAGGATATCAG GAAATGTTCGACGATTTGGGTGCCCTGTTGTGTACAATTACAGGATTTGATTCCTTCTCCCTGCAACCAAATGCTGGTGCTGCTGGAGAGTATGCTGGACTGATGGTTATTCGTGCATATCATCAG GCAAGAGGTGATCATCACCGCGATGTATGCATCATACCTGTATCAGCACACGGAACAAATCCCGCAAGTGCTGCCATGTGTGGGATGAAAATCGTTGCTGTTGGGACTGATGCGAAAGGAAACATTAACATTGAGGAATTAAGGAAGGCTGCTGAGGCAAATAAGGATAACCTGGCTGCTCTCATG GTTACGTATCCTTCCACTCATGGAGTGTATGAGGAAGGCATTGATGAGATATGCAAGATAATTCATGACAATGGTGGCCAAGTTTACATGGATGGAGCCAATATGAATGCACAG GTTGGTTTGACAAGCCCGGGTTTTATTGGTGCCGATGTTTGCCATCTAAATCTCCACAAAACGTTCTGCATTCCTCACGGTGGAGGCGGTCCTGGCATGGGTCCTATTGGTGTGAAGAAGCATTTGGCACCATTTTTACCCTCACACCCTGTG GTACCAACGGGAGGAATCCCATCCCCCGACAAGAGCCACCCTCTTGGTACTATCTCTGCTGCACCTTGGGGTTCTGCTCTTATCTTGCCGATATCATATACCTACATTGCCATGATGGGCTCCAAGGGACTTACTGACGCATCAAAGATAGCTATATTGAATGCTAACTACATGGCTAAGCGTTTGGAG AAGCACTACCCCATTCTATTCCGCGGTGTCAATGGAACCGTTGCTCATGAATTCATTGTTGACTTGAGGGGCTTTAAG AACACTGCTGGAATTGAGGCTGAAGATGTTGCTAAACGTCTTATGGACTATGGATTTCACGGGCCAACCATGTCGTGGCCTGTCCCTGGCACGCTAATGATTGAGCCAACCGAAAGTGAGAGCAAG GCTGAGTTAGATAGGTTCTGTGACACACTTATCTCCATCAGAGAAGAAATTGCACAGATCGAGAAAGGCAAATTCGATATTAACAACAATGTTCTTAAG AATGCTCCTCATCCTCCCTCGCTACTTATGGCGGATGCATGGACAAAACCGTACTCTAGGGAGTATGCTGCCTTCCCTGCTCAATGGCTCAAGACTGCCAAATTCTGGCCAACTACAG GGCGTGTGGACAACGTGTATGGAGACCGAAACCTTATCTGCACCCTTCTTCCGGTATCACAGATGGTGGAAGATGAGGCTGCAGCTTCTGCTTAA
- the LOC116021636 gene encoding protein CONSERVED IN THE GREEN LINEAGE AND DIATOMS 27, chloroplastic → MQIILLSSEMAISLFLSSPPVVSPPFSAKPHCHFHNRRIIIPSASFRNNNSLPETECPVPSEQQPVNEYKALSESFPFAWASGDLVEYCSRLFVTGASFALFVGLPVLWFGSVGPESDPLKPVLGAASSGLFVVTLAVVRMYLGWAYIGNRLLSATVEYEETGWYDGQMWVKTPEILARDRLLGSFSVKPVLGRLKNTLVVLATSLLLCAGLLISAESSQKAGYVPSQEVGGRSVPGVYSDESARTFEGDAFCGEPDLS, encoded by the exons atgcaaataatTCTACTAAGCTCGGAAATGGCGATTTCGCTGTTCCTTTCTTCGCCTCCCGTCGTCTCGCCGCCCTTCTCCGCCAAACCCCACTGCCATTTCCACAACCGCAGGATAATTATTCCCTCCGCATCCTTCCGCAACAACAACTCTCTGCCCGAGACCGAGTGCCCCGTCCCGTCGGAGCAGCAGCCCGTCAACGAATACAAGGCCCTATCGGAGTCCTTCCCTTTCGCCTGGGCCTCCGGCGACTTGGTCGAGTACTGCTCCCGCTTGTTCGTCACCGGAGCTTCGTTTGCGCTGTTCGTGGGGCTGCCCGTGCTGTGGTTCGGGTCGGTTGGACCCGAGTCCGACCCTTTGAAGCCGGTCTTGGGCGCCGCTTCTAGTGGGCTTTTCGTGGTCACTCTCGCCGTTGTGAGGATGTATCTTGGCTGGGCCTACATTGGCAACCGCTTGCTCAGTGCCACTGTTGAAT ATGAAGAGACTGGGTGGTATGATGGACAG ATGTGGGTGAAGACTCCTGAAATTTTGGCCCGGGACCGTCTCTTGGGCTCATTTTCT GTGAAGCCAGTCCTCGGCAGATTAAAGAACACCCTCGTGGTTCTTGCAACATCGTTGCTTCTGTGCGCTGGCCTTCTTATATCTGCCGAGAGCAGCCAAAAGGCGGGCTACGTGCCATCACAAGAAGTTGGCGGTAGATCTGTTCCTGGAGTTTACAGTGATGAATCTGCAAGAACATTCGAGGGAGATGCATTTTGTGGTGAACCTGACCTTAGTTGA